A window of the Haloarcula rubripromontorii genome harbors these coding sequences:
- a CDS encoding acyl-CoA dehydrogenase family protein has protein sequence MNFEDTEERSMIRSTAADVAAEYGPEYWREKEEAGEFGQEFWDELAAAGFHGLLVPQEYEGAGMGIQEMGLVMETLCAEGCGMAGTWYLVLTAGMAAVGISENGTEAQKQTYLPDIANGKRNFSIGITEPEAGTNTLNVATRAEKDGDEYVLNGNKAWITFADRADNMILVTRTTPRDEVERGTDGISLFIVDMDDPGIDVSPIPKHGINYSKSCEVFIEDVRVPEENLLGEEDDGWWTLVDMLNPERIGFAAAGTGIGKLAADTAIEYASDREVFDAPIGTHQAVSFPITKAYARMETAALMREKASWLYDQGEECGYETNVAKATAVSAGIEAVKQSMQAFGGWGYAKEYDIERWWREINLTRLAPVSQQMAYNHIGQHLGFPRSY, from the coding sequence ATGAATTTCGAAGATACAGAGGAACGCTCGATGATTCGGTCGACCGCAGCGGACGTGGCGGCCGAGTACGGACCGGAGTACTGGCGCGAGAAAGAGGAGGCAGGCGAGTTCGGACAGGAATTCTGGGACGAACTGGCCGCGGCCGGCTTCCACGGCCTACTGGTCCCACAGGAGTACGAAGGGGCCGGGATGGGAATACAGGAGATGGGACTGGTCATGGAGACGCTCTGTGCCGAGGGCTGTGGCATGGCGGGCACGTGGTATCTCGTGCTTACCGCCGGCATGGCCGCTGTCGGTATCAGTGAGAACGGGACAGAAGCGCAGAAACAGACCTATCTGCCCGACATCGCCAACGGCAAGCGAAACTTCTCCATCGGGATTACAGAGCCCGAAGCCGGAACGAACACGCTGAACGTCGCGACCCGCGCTGAGAAAGACGGTGACGAGTACGTGCTGAACGGGAACAAGGCGTGGATTACCTTCGCGGACCGGGCCGACAATATGATTCTCGTCACGCGAACGACTCCACGTGACGAGGTCGAGCGCGGAACTGACGGCATAAGTCTGTTTATCGTCGATATGGACGATCCCGGCATCGACGTGTCGCCGATCCCCAAACACGGTATCAACTACTCGAAGTCCTGTGAGGTCTTCATCGAGGACGTGCGGGTCCCCGAGGAGAACTTGCTGGGCGAGGAAGACGATGGCTGGTGGACCTTGGTCGATATGCTGAATCCGGAACGGATCGGCTTTGCGGCCGCCGGGACCGGCATCGGCAAGCTAGCCGCCGACACTGCTATCGAGTACGCCAGCGACCGGGAGGTGTTCGATGCGCCTATCGGGACCCATCAGGCGGTTTCGTTCCCGATCACCAAGGCGTACGCCCGCATGGAAACGGCGGCGCTCATGCGTGAGAAGGCGTCTTGGCTCTACGATCAGGGCGAGGAGTGTGGGTACGAGACAAACGTCGCGAAGGCGACGGCCGTCAGTGCTGGCATCGAAGCGGTCAAGCAATCGATGCAGGCCTTTGGCGGCTGGGGCTACGCGAAGGAGTACGACATCGAGCGGTGGTGGCGTGAAATCAACCTGACGCGGCTGGCCCCGGTCTCCCAGCAGATGGCGTACAACCATATCGGGCAACACCTCGGCTTCCCACGATCCTACTAA
- a CDS encoding acetyl/propionyl/methylcrotonyl-CoA carboxylase subunit alpha encodes MFEKVLVANRGEIAVRVMAACEELGIETVAVYSDADRNAGHVEYADDAYNVGPAPASESYLDQTAILDVAERAGADAIHPGYGFLAENAEFASRVEATDGLTWVGPPSDAMETLGEKTKARTVMQEAGVPVVPGTTDLVDDPDEVRELGAEYGYPIAIKAEGGGGGRGMKIVRSEAEVAEALKSAQREGEAYFGNDSVYVEKYLEAPKHVEVQVLADEHGTVRHLGERDCSLQRRHQKVIEEAPSPALDAELRTEIGAAARRGVSEAGYTNAGTVEFLVEDGEFYFMEVNTRIQVEHTVTEAVTGIDIVRWQLRVAAGERLDFTQDDVSIDGHAVEYRINAENPAEDFAPTPGPLTTYAPPSSIGVRLDHAVSQGDDIGGDYDSMIAKLIVAGEDRGHCLDRSRRALDHFTVEGVHTTIPFHRLMLDDDTFRAGTHTTKYLDQELADDALDAAVARWGTDEVSGDTSAASTDEIAVEVDGRRFDVVVTDGLPRVARDGTASSASGGNSSGGGTVDVTTSGAITAEMQGTILSTEVAPGDDIAAGDVVCVLEAMKMENDVVASTGGTVASVPITEGDSVDMGDTLVVLEE; translated from the coding sequence ATGTTCGAGAAAGTCCTTGTCGCAAACCGCGGCGAAATCGCGGTTCGTGTGATGGCTGCGTGTGAAGAACTGGGTATCGAAACGGTTGCCGTCTACAGCGACGCCGACCGCAACGCCGGCCACGTCGAGTACGCTGACGACGCATACAACGTCGGCCCGGCACCTGCAAGCGAGTCGTATCTCGACCAGACAGCGATACTCGATGTCGCTGAGCGGGCTGGAGCCGATGCAATCCATCCCGGCTACGGCTTCCTCGCCGAAAACGCAGAGTTCGCTAGCCGCGTCGAGGCTACCGACGGCCTCACGTGGGTCGGCCCGCCGAGTGACGCGATGGAGACGCTGGGGGAAAAGACGAAAGCCCGGACGGTGATGCAGGAGGCTGGCGTCCCAGTCGTCCCCGGCACGACGGATCTGGTCGACGACCCAGACGAAGTACGGGAACTGGGCGCGGAGTACGGCTACCCCATCGCGATCAAGGCTGAAGGCGGCGGTGGCGGTCGCGGCATGAAGATTGTCCGGAGCGAGGCCGAGGTTGCGGAGGCGCTGAAAAGCGCACAGCGCGAGGGAGAAGCCTACTTCGGCAATGACTCGGTGTACGTCGAAAAGTACCTCGAAGCCCCGAAACACGTCGAGGTGCAGGTGCTTGCGGACGAACACGGCACCGTCCGCCACCTCGGTGAGCGCGACTGCTCGCTCCAGCGCCGCCACCAGAAGGTCATCGAGGAAGCCCCGAGTCCGGCGCTCGATGCCGAACTGCGTACGGAGATCGGTGCAGCAGCCAGACGCGGTGTCAGTGAAGCCGGCTATACGAACGCCGGGACAGTGGAGTTCCTCGTCGAAGACGGGGAGTTCTACTTCATGGAGGTAAACACCCGAATCCAGGTCGAACACACCGTCACCGAAGCGGTGACCGGGATTGACATCGTTCGCTGGCAGCTCCGGGTCGCTGCGGGCGAGCGACTGGACTTTACACAGGACGACGTGTCGATAGACGGGCACGCCGTCGAGTACCGAATCAACGCGGAGAACCCGGCAGAGGACTTCGCCCCGACGCCGGGGCCGCTGACGACCTACGCGCCGCCAAGCAGTATCGGTGTGCGGCTCGACCACGCGGTCTCGCAGGGCGACGATATCGGGGGCGATTACGACTCGATGATCGCGAAGCTCATCGTCGCCGGCGAGGACCGGGGCCACTGTCTGGACCGGTCGAGGCGTGCCCTCGACCATTTCACCGTCGAGGGGGTCCACACCACCATCCCGTTCCATCGACTGATGCTGGACGACGACACGTTCCGTGCCGGGACGCACACGACGAAATACCTCGATCAGGAACTCGCCGATGATGCTCTCGATGCGGCCGTCGCGCGGTGGGGTACCGACGAGGTCAGCGGCGACACCTCGGCGGCGTCGACGGATGAAATCGCTGTCGAGGTCGACGGAAGGCGCTTCGATGTCGTCGTTACGGATGGACTGCCTCGCGTAGCCCGTGATGGGACCGCCAGTAGCGCTTCGGGCGGAAATTCATCCGGCGGCGGTACGGTGGATGTGACCACGTCGGGTGCGATTACGGCCGAGATGCAGGGCACTATCCTCTCGACCGAAGTCGCGCCCGGTGACGATATCGCAGCGGGCGATGTCGTCTGCGTACTCGAGGCGATGAAAATGGAAAACGACGTGGTGGCATCCACGGGCGGCACTGTCGCGTCCGTCCCGATTACGGAGGGCGATTCCGTAGACATGGGTGACACCCTGGTCGTACTGGAGGAGTAA
- a CDS encoding acyl-CoA carboxylase subunit beta → MQVRISDDATESEAQAIAEALSTHFEDDITLVIDSGETVASATYDGTPGDGATEQVDDDLGPTEREENLREEIEEIHEGGPEKYKKQLPEEGKLFVRDRIDLWFGDDFLFEDGTFAEFDADDQLPADGLITGAAEFEGRDLHFMANDYTVKRGSMAAKGVEKFLRMQQRALKTGRPVLYLMDSSGGRIDQQTGFFANREGIGKFYYNHSMLSGRVPQICVLYGPCIAGAAYTPVFADFTVMVRDMSAMAIASPRMVEMVTGEKISLEDLGGPDVHAQHSGSADLIADDEEHARELVAQLMSYLPDNADEDPPQTSGTAPKRSPEGIDAVVPDKPNKGYDMFDVIERVVDAGSTLELRPEYGKEIITSFARIDGRPVGVIANQPAQRAGAIFPDAAEKAAQFIWTCDAYNIPLLYLCDTPGFMAGSGVEKEGILEQGKKMIYATSSATVPKQSVVVRKAYGAGIYAMSGPAYDPESTIGLPSGEIAIMGPEAAINAVYARKLSEIDDEDERQQKEQELREAYREDIDIHRMASEVVVDDIVPPSDLRTELTNRFAFYETVEKDLPDKKHGTIL, encoded by the coding sequence ATGCAAGTCAGAATTTCGGACGACGCGACCGAATCGGAAGCACAGGCCATAGCCGAGGCGCTGTCGACACACTTCGAGGACGATATTACCCTCGTCATCGACAGCGGCGAAACGGTCGCCAGTGCCACGTACGACGGCACTCCGGGAGATGGAGCCACGGAACAGGTCGACGACGACCTCGGGCCGACCGAACGCGAGGAGAATCTGCGCGAGGAGATCGAAGAGATCCACGAAGGCGGGCCGGAAAAGTATAAAAAGCAGTTGCCCGAGGAGGGCAAGCTGTTCGTTCGTGACCGTATCGATCTGTGGTTCGGCGACGATTTCCTCTTCGAGGACGGAACGTTCGCGGAGTTCGACGCCGACGACCAGCTCCCGGCTGACGGACTCATCACGGGGGCCGCGGAGTTCGAAGGCCGTGACCTACATTTCATGGCCAACGATTACACGGTCAAACGTGGCAGCATGGCCGCAAAAGGTGTCGAGAAGTTCCTCCGGATGCAACAGCGGGCGCTGAAAACCGGGCGACCGGTGCTGTATCTGATGGATTCCTCGGGCGGTCGTATCGACCAGCAGACGGGCTTTTTCGCCAACCGAGAGGGGATTGGGAAGTTCTACTACAACCATTCGATGCTCTCTGGGCGGGTCCCCCAGATCTGTGTGCTGTACGGTCCCTGTATCGCTGGCGCGGCCTACACGCCAGTGTTCGCGGATTTCACCGTCATGGTTCGGGACATGAGCGCAATGGCGATCGCCAGCCCCCGGATGGTCGAGATGGTCACCGGCGAAAAAATCAGCCTCGAAGATCTCGGCGGGCCTGACGTCCACGCACAGCACTCCGGGAGTGCGGATCTCATCGCCGACGACGAGGAACACGCCCGGGAACTCGTCGCACAACTCATGAGCTATCTGCCCGACAACGCCGATGAAGACCCGCCACAGACAAGTGGGACCGCTCCAAAGCGCTCGCCGGAGGGTATTGACGCCGTTGTTCCGGACAAGCCCAACAAGGGCTACGATATGTTCGACGTGATAGAGCGGGTCGTCGACGCCGGGTCGACCCTCGAACTCCGGCCAGAGTACGGCAAGGAGATTATCACGTCGTTTGCCCGGATCGACGGCCGGCCGGTCGGAGTCATCGCCAATCAGCCAGCCCAGCGTGCGGGAGCCATCTTCCCGGACGCGGCGGAGAAAGCCGCACAGTTCATCTGGACCTGTGACGCCTACAACATCCCGCTGTTGTACCTCTGTGATACGCCGGGGTTCATGGCCGGGTCAGGCGTCGAGAAAGAGGGCATCCTCGAACAGGGCAAGAAGATGATCTACGCCACGTCTTCGGCGACAGTGCCCAAGCAGTCCGTCGTGGTGCGGAAAGCATACGGCGCGGGCATCTACGCGATGTCCGGTCCCGCGTACGACCCCGAGTCGACAATCGGCCTTCCAAGCGGCGAAATCGCAATTATGGGGCCGGAAGCGGCTATCAATGCCGTCTACGCCCGCAAGCTTTCCGAGATCGATGACGAGGACGAACGACAGCAAAAGGAACAGGAGCTCCGCGAGGCCTACCGCGAGGATATCGACATTCATCGAATGGCCAGTGAAGTTGTCGTTGACGACATCGTCCCGCCCAGCGACCTCAGAACGGAACTGACGAACCGCTTTGCGTTCTACGAGACCGTCGAGAAAGACCTCCCGGACAAGAAACACGGAACCATCCTCTGA
- a CDS encoding MaoC family dehydratase, with product MTGLYYEEFEVGETIEHEKRRTISERDNQQFCDMTMNQQPLHLDAEFAAETEFGERLVNGLYTMSLAVGLTIPETTDGTIVANLSYDNVEHPNPVFHGDTIRVQSTVTDKRETSDGGRGVVTMHVEVFKLTDSDDLLVCEFDRTVLSLRRDHAE from the coding sequence ATGACAGGACTATACTACGAAGAGTTCGAGGTCGGCGAGACCATCGAACACGAGAAGCGCCGCACGATCAGCGAGCGCGACAATCAGCAGTTCTGCGATATGACGATGAACCAGCAGCCGCTCCATCTCGATGCCGAGTTCGCGGCCGAGACGGAGTTCGGCGAGCGACTGGTTAACGGCCTCTACACGATGAGCTTGGCGGTTGGACTGACCATCCCGGAGACGACTGATGGCACTATCGTCGCGAACCTCTCCTACGACAATGTCGAGCATCCGAACCCGGTGTTTCACGGCGACACGATACGCGTGCAGTCGACCGTGACCGACAAACGCGAGACCAGCGACGGTGGCCGCGGCGTCGTCACGATGCACGTCGAGGTGTTCAAACTCACAGATTCGGACGATCTCCTCGTCTGTGAGTTCGACCGCACCGTGCTGTCACTGAGACGCGACCACGCCGAGTAA
- a CDS encoding class I SAM-dependent methyltransferase: protein MKDVVRRNFDASVDAYTTYERRTNRFTSLARLLAAEMSARTDGGLGRVLDAGAGTGVSTRVFTETAADTIALDISREMLREIDSAARLQADFDHLPLSDQSVDGVAFTASLFLVPDPAAAVREAARVLRPDGVVGAVAPLGWFCPDGTDVFEQFERESRSPADTSALEDALASEFSTTTGTWKFSTTAENIRLFHAIPAMAARLYPKLDTEERVLQAHELLGPLDGTFEQRWRWVIGVPE from the coding sequence ATGAAAGACGTCGTCCGGCGGAATTTCGATGCCAGCGTCGACGCCTACACGACCTACGAGCGGCGGACCAATCGCTTCACGTCCCTCGCTCGTCTGCTCGCTGCCGAGATGAGCGCTCGTACTGACGGCGGACTCGGCAGAGTGCTCGATGCGGGCGCTGGAACAGGCGTAAGCACGCGCGTATTCACCGAGACGGCAGCGGATACTATTGCGCTCGATATCAGTCGCGAGATGCTACGCGAAATCGACTCCGCTGCCCGGTTACAGGCCGATTTCGACCATCTTCCGCTCAGTGACCAGTCGGTCGATGGCGTGGCCTTTACCGCCTCGCTCTTTCTGGTCCCTGACCCGGCGGCCGCGGTACGGGAAGCCGCCAGAGTCCTCCGCCCGGACGGCGTGGTCGGCGCTGTCGCACCGCTGGGGTGGTTCTGTCCCGACGGCACGGACGTGTTCGAACAGTTCGAGCGCGAGTCGCGCTCTCCGGCTGATACGTCGGCTCTCGAAGACGCTCTAGCGAGCGAGTTCTCGACGACAACAGGCACATGGAAGTTTTCGACGACTGCCGAAAACATCCGGCTGTTCCACGCGATTCCAGCGATGGCTGCACGGCTCTATCCGAAGCTCGACACCGAAGAACGGGTGCTTCAGGCCCACGAACTCCTCGGCCCTCTGGACGGGACGTTCGAACAACGATGGCGGTGGGTCATCGGTGTCCCAGAATAG
- a CDS encoding HpcH/HpaI aldolase/citrate lyase family protein → MVRRSVLFAPGDNAELMRKAAGGDADVVVFDLEDAVAPADKERARESVQSVLATVSSDSHICVRINPVGVSATADLSAILTDTSPDSVMLPKAGSADDISALERLLGEYSVDLPVLALVESAAGVLNAAEIAATDPTDALLFGAEDLAADIGASRTSDGREVLYARQRVVVAASAAGIDAIDTIYPDYGDLDGLREATECAAQLGYDGKMAIHPDQVAVINDAFTPSDEAIAWAERVVTADNETDAGVFEVDGEMIDAPLIAQAERVLERAREAGQR, encoded by the coding sequence ATGGTTCGTCGCAGTGTCCTGTTTGCACCGGGTGACAACGCAGAGTTGATGCGGAAGGCGGCCGGTGGCGACGCTGATGTTGTCGTCTTTGATCTCGAAGATGCGGTTGCACCGGCTGACAAAGAACGGGCCCGTGAATCTGTTCAATCGGTCCTAGCCACTGTCAGTTCAGACAGCCACATCTGCGTTCGCATCAATCCCGTGGGAGTCAGCGCCACAGCCGACCTTTCGGCAATACTGACGGATACCAGTCCCGACAGTGTGATGCTCCCCAAGGCCGGTTCTGCCGACGACATATCGGCACTGGAACGGCTCCTCGGAGAGTACAGTGTGGACCTCCCGGTACTGGCACTGGTCGAATCGGCCGCCGGCGTCCTCAACGCGGCGGAGATCGCAGCCACCGACCCGACCGATGCCCTCCTGTTCGGAGCCGAGGACCTCGCGGCCGACATCGGTGCGAGTCGGACCAGCGACGGGCGGGAGGTACTCTATGCACGCCAGCGAGTCGTCGTTGCGGCAAGCGCCGCTGGAATCGACGCGATTGATACGATATACCCCGATTACGGCGATCTGGATGGGCTCCGCGAAGCGACGGAGTGCGCGGCCCAGCTCGGATACGATGGGAAGATGGCGATCCATCCGGATCAGGTCGCGGTCATCAACGACGCGTTCACACCCAGTGACGAGGCGATAGCATGGGCCGAACGGGTCGTCACGGCCGACAACGAGACCGATGCTGGGGTTTTCGAAGTCGACGGGGAGATGATTGACGCACCGCTTATTGCACAGGCAGAGCGCGTCCTCGAACGCGCTCGCGAAGCCGGCCAGCGGTAG
- a CDS encoding amidohydrolase family protein encodes MTTDLPGVDDRQLFDTHAHQPTSEFLHDAGGEMMQDAADRFGTDLETWDYDEMLAEYHEAGVGGAVLLGWDAETNTGNPPVPNDYVAEVRDEYPDFFVGFGSVDPLKDDCVQEAIRCVEDLDLSGFKFQQIAQGFDPSDERHDHLWSTIEDLGVPVVFHGGNSTLGACSAGGRGLKIKYGNPMLIDDVAAAHPDLDILIAHPAFPWEKEQLAICQQKGNVYMDLSGWVPKYIDEQVLHYAGTVLKDKVMFGTDYPMIDPDTWLESFARDTDFDTDVQRKILFENAQEFFDR; translated from the coding sequence GTGACAACCGACCTCCCTGGTGTCGACGACAGACAACTGTTCGACACGCACGCCCACCAACCGACAAGTGAGTTCCTCCACGACGCCGGCGGCGAAATGATGCAAGACGCCGCCGACCGCTTTGGTACTGATCTGGAGACGTGGGACTACGACGAAATGCTCGCGGAGTACCACGAGGCGGGCGTCGGTGGCGCTGTCCTGCTTGGCTGGGATGCGGAGACGAACACCGGGAACCCACCCGTCCCGAACGACTACGTCGCCGAGGTCCGGGACGAGTACCCCGATTTCTTCGTCGGGTTCGGGAGCGTCGACCCACTGAAAGACGACTGCGTGCAGGAGGCGATCCGGTGCGTCGAGGATCTGGATCTCTCGGGGTTCAAGTTCCAGCAGATCGCACAGGGCTTTGACCCCTCGGACGAACGCCACGACCATCTGTGGAGTACCATCGAAGACCTCGGCGTTCCCGTTGTCTTCCACGGCGGGAACTCGACACTGGGAGCCTGCAGCGCTGGCGGCCGCGGCCTGAAAATCAAGTACGGCAACCCGATGCTTATCGACGACGTGGCTGCTGCACATCCGGACCTGGATATCCTCATCGCTCACCCCGCCTTCCCATGGGAGAAAGAGCAACTGGCGATATGCCAGCAGAAGGGCAACGTGTACATGGACCTCTCCGGATGGGTGCCGAAGTATATCGACGAGCAGGTGCTCCATTACGCCGGGACAGTGCTCAAAGACAAGGTGATGTTCGGGACCGATTATCCGATGATCGACCCCGACACGTGGCTCGAATCGTTCGCTCGCGACACTGACTTCGACACGGATGTCCAGCGGAAGATTCTGTTCGAAAACGCCCAGGAATTTTTCGACCGCTAG
- a CDS encoding enoyl-CoA hydratase/isomerase family protein, with amino-acid sequence MRVEDGAVRRIVFDRPDAKNAMTEAVATELADALADLDPATHDAVLLTGDGDSFSAGGDIEAMSEREESTTEAYERVRTTLSRVASNILSAPVPVVAKVNGDAVGAGLSLVAVADLAYAATSARFGASFISVGLVPDMGATAILPRLIGLRKTKELAFTGTLIDAESAADMDLINEAVDPAELDGRTADLLETLRAQPTANLGLAKEAIHDNLGQPLETGLRREARIQSLAYDTPAHAHGVEAFLDGRTPDFD; translated from the coding sequence ATGCGCGTTGAAGACGGCGCTGTTCGACGAATCGTATTCGACCGTCCAGATGCGAAAAACGCAATGACAGAAGCGGTCGCTACTGAGCTAGCTGATGCGCTTGCTGATCTCGACCCGGCGACGCACGACGCCGTTCTCCTCACCGGCGACGGTGATTCGTTCAGTGCCGGTGGGGATATCGAGGCGATGAGCGAGCGCGAGGAATCGACAACGGAAGCCTACGAACGAGTCCGGACAACGCTGAGCCGGGTTGCCAGCAACATCCTCTCAGCTCCGGTGCCTGTCGTCGCGAAAGTCAACGGCGACGCGGTCGGTGCCGGGCTGTCGCTCGTGGCTGTCGCCGATCTCGCCTACGCCGCCACGTCCGCGCGGTTCGGTGCGTCGTTCATCAGTGTCGGCCTCGTCCCGGACATGGGCGCAACCGCTATACTGCCTCGGCTCATCGGGCTCAGGAAAACGAAGGAACTCGCGTTCACCGGGACACTGATCGACGCCGAGAGCGCCGCCGACATGGATCTGATCAACGAGGCGGTCGACCCGGCCGAACTCGATGGGCGGACAGCCGACCTGCTCGAAACGCTTCGGGCACAGCCGACAGCGAACCTCGGGCTGGCGAAGGAGGCGATCCACGATAATCTCGGCCAGCCCTTAGAAACCGGGCTGCGTCGGGAAGCACGCATCCAGTCACTGGCGTACGATACGCCGGCACACGCACATGGCGTCGAGGCGTTTCTGGACGGGCGGACCCCAGACTTCGACTAG
- a CDS encoding helix-turn-helix domain-containing protein produces MVEFRIEGDDCPLADASSATGTSIEAAPPLLRDDRNVLLRFSAQASDDLIDYLDGDDRIRYLYQSVTDGRYNYRCLSLQQCVVHKLISAGFMVESLTYRNGNAILTGAVVGHEILQTVMETAGETVGVKLQRVYALRATEDASIAQQWDLTPAQAESLRYAVEMGYFVVPRQTTASEVAAELGISKSAFLERLHRAQHSLFTQLFGAADNSRPDDDGQ; encoded by the coding sequence ATGGTCGAGTTTCGCATCGAGGGCGACGACTGCCCGCTGGCAGATGCGAGCAGTGCCACCGGGACATCCATCGAGGCGGCCCCGCCGCTCCTCCGGGATGACCGTAACGTGTTGCTGCGGTTCAGCGCACAGGCGAGTGATGATCTTATCGACTACCTCGATGGTGACGACCGAATCCGCTATCTCTATCAGTCAGTTACCGACGGGCGCTATAATTACCGATGTCTGTCGCTGCAGCAGTGTGTTGTGCATAAGCTCATCAGTGCGGGCTTCATGGTGGAATCGCTGACGTATCGGAACGGCAACGCGATTTTAACTGGCGCTGTGGTGGGCCACGAGATTCTCCAAACCGTCATGGAGACGGCCGGTGAAACTGTCGGCGTGAAACTACAGCGGGTGTACGCGCTGCGTGCAACAGAGGACGCGTCTATCGCACAGCAGTGGGACCTGACCCCGGCACAGGCGGAGAGTCTCCGGTACGCAGTCGAGATGGGCTACTTTGTCGTTCCACGACAGACGACAGCTAGTGAAGTCGCTGCCGAACTCGGGATCAGTAAGTCCGCGTTCCTCGAACGACTCCACCGCGCACAGCACTCGTTGTTCACACAGCTGTTCGGCGCTGCCGACAACAGCCGTCCGGACGACGACGGACAGTAA
- the paaA gene encoding 1,2-phenylacetyl-CoA epoxidase subunit PaaA yields the protein MNVDEVKDRAGPREFSPKDDLPEEYRKAATRMLEFHANSEIMGAFLERPFIRKAPSIERKMAFSAKVQDEIGHGQMLYRAAESLGIKTRDEMLDDLANGDGKFLNCFHYPMESYVETPMIAFFVDGAAMRRQATLKKSSWEPYAHAMDKICFEEGMHVKHGESILRELMNGSRREQRMTQDAFEEWWPRILQFFGPTDDQSTHHDFAAEVGLKTCTNDELRNAFLNTYIPKAKKYGLEMPDEPRIRDNGDGTYEVVEDDLDWDEFFTVSQNEYDGSIEQITGRRQAQEAVQWVRDMMDDQTTTNSGPQSQAAD from the coding sequence ATGAACGTCGACGAAGTCAAAGACCGCGCTGGACCCCGAGAATTCAGCCCGAAAGACGACCTTCCCGAAGAGTATCGGAAGGCAGCCACACGGATGCTCGAGTTCCACGCCAACAGCGAGATTATGGGGGCGTTCCTCGAACGGCCCTTCATCAGAAAAGCACCGAGTATTGAGCGAAAGATGGCCTTCAGCGCGAAGGTGCAGGACGAAATCGGTCACGGCCAGATGCTCTACCGAGCGGCGGAGTCGCTTGGTATCAAGACCCGCGACGAGATGCTCGACGACTTGGCGAACGGGGATGGAAAGTTCCTGAACTGCTTCCATTACCCGATGGAGAGCTACGTCGAGACACCGATGATCGCCTTCTTCGTCGACGGGGCTGCGATGCGCCGCCAGGCGACTCTGAAAAAGTCCAGTTGGGAACCGTACGCCCACGCGATGGACAAGATCTGCTTCGAAGAGGGGATGCACGTCAAACACGGCGAGTCAATCCTCCGCGAACTGATGAACGGCTCCCGGAGGGAACAGCGCATGACTCAGGACGCCTTCGAAGAGTGGTGGCCGCGAATCCTGCAGTTCTTCGGCCCGACCGACGACCAGAGTACTCATCACGATTTCGCCGCGGAAGTCGGGCTGAAGACGTGTACGAACGACGAACTTCGGAACGCGTTCCTGAACACGTACATCCCGAAGGCCAAGAAATACGGGCTGGAGATGCCCGATGAGCCACGCATCCGGGACAACGGTGACGGGACCTACGAGGTCGTCGAAGACGACCTCGACTGGGACGAGTTCTTCACCGTATCGCAGAACGAATACGACGGCAGTATCGAGCAGATCACGGGTCGCCGACAGGCTCAGGAAGCGGTTCAGTGGGTCCGTGACATGATGGACGACCAGACGACGACGAACAGCGGCCCGCAGTCACAGGCGGCGGACTGA
- a CDS encoding PacF protein, whose amino-acid sequence MIWEVFRQQSADAAFVHCRDVHAPDREMAKQFAVIQHGRRKPTHALWVAPQEKITQVDPGAESREAGDGAEKPWAVFRQDKPGGYHTHCGDVEAPSAADAEQAAIAAFTDDDPNSLWVVQHQYIGEVTEDDVSFGGTTNKSYRFAQTYNVDPAAEEVEASESEQIEAEKQRGEI is encoded by the coding sequence ATGATCTGGGAAGTATTCCGACAACAGAGTGCGGACGCGGCTTTCGTTCACTGCCGAGACGTCCACGCACCCGACCGAGAGATGGCAAAGCAGTTCGCAGTCATCCAGCACGGACGCCGAAAACCAACCCATGCGCTCTGGGTTGCCCCGCAAGAGAAAATCACGCAGGTCGACCCTGGCGCAGAGAGCCGCGAGGCTGGTGACGGCGCTGAGAAACCGTGGGCTGTCTTCCGGCAGGACAAGCCCGGGGGGTATCACACACACTGTGGTGATGTCGAAGCTCCCAGCGCCGCCGACGCAGAACAGGCGGCGATTGCGGCGTTCACTGACGACGATCCGAACAGTCTCTGGGTCGTCCAGCACCAGTACATCGGCGAAGTCACAGAGGACGACGTCAGCTTCGGTGGCACGACCAACAAGTCATACCGGTTCGCACAGACGTACAACGTCGACCCGGCTGCTGAGGAGGTCGAAGCCTCCGAATCTGAGCAGATCGAAGCGGAGAAACAGCGAGGTGAAATCTAA